In the Thermus sp. LT1-2-5 genome, one interval contains:
- a CDS encoding dockerin type I repeat-containing protein, translating into MKERWRIAFGLALSLFLGACSQPTTSRAPETWTLGLQGDGVRGVLVEATFDPSALRYVGAEGPYAAEAFAEAGKVRAAAVAPNVPSGAILTLTFEVLRPGAKPTVRVVETYPEGRAVRQTWGSGGLRPQALVLPQSQSVVQGITQAEADPSFVQNPLGDLNGNGSVSLSDGVLLADLLAGNLTSPTAYQRYHGDLNSSGTLTGQDLALLLRKIVNPALEANLELAPQDLTLNPGSFAYLLLNNSGNGALPSVSCTHPQGIAMTDQTPPGAAGKAYKVEAQGNTLEGSIQCQAGAAGTRTARVHAPYPSFTLDLAAPSTTTTPGGTATLGFTLTPENGFTGAVGLSLLDAPSGVSLQNPSTVNLNSPFSGTLTLSVGSGVAPGTYTLRLKAESGTLVREKPFALVVQESPGFDFYLDQSTLTLPVGGTANLQAFFSTYGGFSGSVNLALTDANGNPTSLTLNPASASLPTSNPVALTVGAGSATAGSYNLQVRAIGGSLTRTRPLSVTLYDFTVSANDITVTQGASGTVSVTLNRTHFSGPVSLSLSGTILGNGGNQVAYAFAENPTTGTNVSLVLNVGPNVAPGTYPLTLQATGGGLTRNHTFTLTVSAAPKALQPTLLSRAGNTYSVGVNLVGSTDAYRAALFSVTLPAGFSLSAGTGALTSGCTLDFAQVSTNPNQWNVALICNNAFSAPGQVAVLTVTGTGGGTLSVADVVLTKPDYTEDTSVSGGSLTLAP; encoded by the coding sequence ATGAAAGAGCGTTGGCGTATCGCATTCGGGTTGGCCCTAAGCCTGTTCCTCGGAGCCTGCTCGCAACCCACCACGAGCCGGGCCCCGGAAACCTGGACCCTGGGGCTCCAGGGTGACGGCGTGCGGGGGGTTTTGGTGGAAGCCACCTTTGACCCCAGCGCATTGCGCTACGTGGGGGCGGAAGGCCCCTACGCCGCCGAGGCTTTCGCCGAAGCGGGGAAGGTCCGGGCGGCGGCAGTGGCCCCCAATGTGCCCTCGGGCGCCATCCTGACCCTCACCTTTGAGGTGCTCCGGCCCGGGGCGAAGCCCACGGTGCGGGTGGTGGAAACCTACCCGGAGGGGCGGGCCGTGAGGCAAACGTGGGGGAGCGGCGGGCTCCGACCCCAGGCCCTGGTCCTGCCGCAGTCTCAGTCTGTGGTACAAGGAATAACCCAGGCAGAGGCCGACCCGAGCTTCGTGCAAAACCCCTTAGGCGACTTGAACGGAAACGGGAGCGTGAGCCTGAGCGATGGCGTCTTGCTTGCGGATCTCTTGGCCGGCAACCTGACTAGCCCCACCGCCTACCAGCGCTACCACGGGGACCTCAACTCCAGCGGCACCCTCACGGGGCAAGACCTGGCCCTTCTCCTACGCAAGATCGTAAACCCGGCCCTCGAGGCCAACCTCGAGCTCGCCCCGCAGGACCTCACCCTGAACCCGGGGTCCTTCGCCTACCTCCTCCTCAACAACTCCGGGAATGGCGCCCTTCCTAGCGTGTCCTGCACCCACCCCCAAGGAATCGCCATGACGGACCAAACCCCCCCGGGGGCCGCGGGCAAGGCCTACAAAGTAGAAGCCCAGGGGAACACCCTGGAGGGGAGCATCCAGTGCCAAGCCGGCGCCGCTGGCACCCGCACCGCCCGGGTCCACGCCCCCTACCCCAGCTTTACCTTGGACCTGGCCGCCCCCAGCACCACCACCACCCCCGGCGGGACCGCCACCCTGGGGTTCACCCTCACCCCGGAAAACGGCTTCACGGGCGCCGTGGGCCTAAGCCTCCTGGACGCCCCCTCCGGGGTAAGCCTGCAAAACCCCTCCACGGTGAACCTGAACAGCCCCTTCAGCGGCACCCTAACCCTCTCCGTGGGGAGCGGGGTAGCCCCGGGCACCTACACCCTGCGCCTTAAGGCGGAAAGCGGAACCCTTGTCCGGGAAAAGCCCTTCGCCCTGGTGGTCCAAGAAAGCCCCGGGTTTGACTTCTACCTGGACCAAAGCACCCTCACCCTGCCCGTGGGGGGAACGGCAAACCTTCAGGCCTTTTTCTCCACCTACGGCGGCTTCAGCGGGAGCGTGAACCTGGCGCTCACCGACGCCAACGGCAACCCAACCTCCCTCACGCTAAACCCGGCTAGCGCCTCCTTACCCACAAGCAATCCCGTGGCCCTAACCGTGGGTGCGGGAAGCGCCACGGCTGGGAGCTACAACCTTCAGGTGCGGGCAATTGGGGGGAGCCTCACCCGCACCCGGCCCCTGAGCGTCACCCTTTACGACTTCACCGTGAGCGCGAACGACATCACCGTGACGCAGGGGGCTTCGGGCACGGTAAGCGTCACCCTCAACCGCACCCACTTCTCTGGGCCCGTAAGCCTGAGCCTGAGCGGAACCATTCTCGGAAACGGGGGCAACCAGGTGGCTTACGCCTTCGCCGAAAACCCCACCACCGGGACCAACGTTTCCCTGGTTCTGAACGTGGGCCCCAACGTTGCTCCCGGCACCTACCCCCTGACGCTCCAAGCCACGGGTGGCGGCCTCACCCGGAACCATACCTTTACCCTCACGGTTAGCGCCGCCCCCAAGGCCCTCCAGCCCACCCTCCTCAGCCGCGCGGGCAACACCTACAGCGTGGGGGTGAACCTGGTGGGCTCCACCGACGCCTACCGCGCCGCCCTCTTTAGCGTGACGCTACCCGCCGGCTTCAGCCTGAGCGCAGGCACGGGCGCCCTGACCTCAGGGTGCACCCTGGACTTCGCCCAGGTGTCCACGAACCCCAACCAGTGGAACGTGGCCCTCATCTGCAACAACGCCTTCAGCGCCCCCGGTCAGGTGGCAGTCCTAACCGTCACGGGCACGGGCGGCGGAACCCTGAGCGTGGCGGATGTAGTCCTCACCAAGCCCGACTACACCGAGGACACCTCGGTTAGCGGAGGAAGCCTCACCTTGGCTCCATGA
- a CDS encoding ABC transporter permease, protein MRSPSLLLGGLLVGLFLLLALASLLYPVDPNAPDFLRRLSPPSPEHPLGTDPLGRDLLARVLHGAKNALLVGGVAVGVGFSLGVALGLFAGYLGGLGDGALSLLMEALYALPGLLLALLFAALLGPGAWSSMLAVGLSMVPAFFRLARAYALSLRSAPFVEAALALGASRGRILLRHLLPNLLGPLMVQASLAFAAALLAEAALSYLGLGVQPPAPSLGRMLREAQSFLPLSPYPALVPGLALSLAVLGFNLLGDGLRDRLDPRR, encoded by the coding sequence ATGCGTAGCCCAAGCCTCCTCTTGGGGGGCCTCCTGGTGGGCCTCTTCCTCCTCCTAGCCCTGGCCTCCCTCCTCTACCCCGTGGACCCCAACGCCCCGGACTTCCTCCGCCGCCTAAGCCCCCCCTCCCCTGAGCACCCCCTGGGCACCGACCCCTTGGGCCGGGACCTCCTGGCCCGGGTCCTCCACGGGGCGAAAAACGCCCTCCTGGTGGGCGGCGTCGCCGTGGGGGTGGGGTTTTCCCTGGGGGTGGCCTTGGGGCTTTTCGCCGGGTACCTGGGGGGGCTTGGAGACGGGGCCCTAAGCCTCCTCATGGAGGCCCTTTACGCCCTCCCCGGGCTTCTCCTCGCCCTCCTCTTCGCCGCCCTCCTAGGGCCCGGGGCCTGGAGCAGCATGCTGGCCGTGGGGCTTTCCATGGTGCCCGCCTTCTTCCGCCTGGCCCGGGCCTACGCCCTAAGCCTCCGGAGCGCTCCCTTTGTGGAGGCCGCCCTGGCCTTGGGGGCCTCGAGGGGGCGGATCCTCCTCCGCCACCTCCTCCCCAACCTCCTCGGGCCCCTCATGGTCCAGGCCAGCCTGGCCTTCGCCGCCGCCCTCCTGGCCGAGGCCGCCCTTTCCTATCTGGGCCTCGGCGTCCAGCCCCCCGCCCCGAGCCTGGGGCGGATGCTCCGGGAGGCGCAAAGCTTCCTGCCCCTCTCCCCGTACCCCGCCCTGGTGCCGGGGCTCGCCCTTTCCCTGGCGGTCTTGGGCTTCAACCTTCTGGGGGACGGGCTCAGGGACCGCCTGGACCCCAGGCGCTAA
- a CDS encoding ABC transporter permease — translation MQGFLLRRLLLALVTLWLAASLVFAFLLLLPGDPVQAILGLEASPEARAALERTLGLDRPPLRRYLDWLGGLARLDLGESIRYGKPVAELLRERLPLSLALVFLGLLGALALALPGALLAVRFSPLDLALSGLVAFLQSLPTFFLGVILLYLFAVHLPLLPASGFPGWASPEEALRHLLLPALTLALSRAAILFRMARASLLEVLSQDYIRTARAKGVPEALVLLKHALKPASLPLVTLLGLEGGFLLTGAVVVEAVFALPGLGSLALTALEARDYPLLQGLVLAMAGLIVLFNLLVDLLYGLLDPRVEYA, via the coding sequence ATGCAGGGCTTCCTCCTAAGGCGCCTCCTCCTCGCCCTGGTTACCCTTTGGCTCGCCGCCAGCCTGGTCTTCGCCTTCCTCCTCCTCCTGCCCGGGGACCCAGTGCAGGCCATTTTGGGCCTCGAGGCCTCCCCCGAGGCCCGCGCCGCCCTGGAGCGGACCCTGGGGCTGGACCGCCCACCCCTAAGGCGCTACCTAGACTGGCTCGGGGGGCTCGCCCGCCTGGACCTGGGGGAGTCCATCCGCTACGGCAAGCCCGTGGCGGAGCTCTTGCGGGAGCGGCTTCCCTTGTCCTTGGCCCTGGTCTTCCTGGGGCTTTTGGGGGCCTTGGCCCTGGCCCTTCCCGGTGCGCTATTGGCGGTGCGCTTTTCCCCTTTGGACCTCGCCCTAAGCGGGCTTGTGGCCTTCCTCCAGTCCCTGCCCACCTTCTTCTTGGGGGTGATCCTCCTCTACCTCTTCGCCGTCCACCTCCCCCTCCTCCCCGCAAGCGGCTTCCCCGGCTGGGCCAGCCCCGAAGAGGCCCTGCGCCACCTCCTCCTCCCCGCCCTCACCCTGGCCCTCTCCCGGGCCGCCATCCTCTTCCGCATGGCCCGGGCAAGCCTCCTGGAGGTCCTTTCCCAGGACTACATCCGCACCGCCCGGGCCAAGGGGGTGCCGGAGGCCCTCGTGCTCCTCAAGCACGCCCTGAAGCCGGCGAGCCTCCCCCTGGTCACCCTGCTCGGCCTAGAGGGGGGCTTCCTCCTCACGGGGGCGGTGGTGGTGGAGGCGGTCTTCGCCCTGCCGGGCCTAGGGAGCCTGGCCCTCACCGCCCTGGAGGCCCGGGACTACCCCCTGCTCCAGGGCTTGGTCCTGGCCATGGCAGGCCTCATCGTCCTCTTCAACCTCCTGGTGGACCTCCTCTACGGGCTCTTGGATCCGAGGGTGGAGTATGCGTAG
- a CDS encoding ABC transporter substrate-binding protein, whose amino-acid sequence MKRTLALLVLGFSLALAQTRGGELRVAILAEPPVLDPTASTSQEIPRMLYDNVLQGLVRFNEKGEIVPALAERWQGSPTSLTWTFYLRKGVRFHNGSPFTAEDVVFKFTRARDPKSGHTHPEYYQDIQSVEALDPYTVVFRLRQPNQDFLFNLARPDSVIGPKGRVEEQKTNPIGTGPFRFVAWERGVGVRLERFDGYYEPGLPYLDRVFFRFLPDQNAQLAALRAGDIQVIGLGVSPENALVLQRDPAFKVVTGFTTTEITVGMNNSRPPFNDPRVRRAMQYAVDKKALVEGVMLGFGTPIGSHRSPGERCYEDLSGLYPYDPARARALLQEAGYGPNNPLRFTFTLAAPYPYERRLGEAIAAQLSQIGVQARLEVVEWATWLSRVFRGADYQMTIIGHSEPHDIGIYANPNYYFRYDSPRFRELYTQYLRTPDPNRACEVMKAMQRLLAQDAVNLWVMNAPYIAAMRREVMGWWQNQPTPSLNVTRVYLAR is encoded by the coding sequence ATGAAGCGTACCCTGGCCCTACTCGTCCTCGGATTCTCCCTCGCCCTGGCCCAGACCCGGGGCGGGGAGCTTCGGGTGGCCATCCTGGCCGAGCCCCCGGTCCTGGACCCCACCGCCTCCACCAGCCAGGAAATCCCCCGCATGCTGTACGACAACGTCCTCCAGGGGCTGGTGAGGTTCAACGAGAAGGGGGAGATCGTCCCGGCCCTGGCGGAGCGCTGGCAGGGAAGCCCCACGAGCCTCACCTGGACCTTTTACCTGCGCAAGGGGGTGCGCTTCCACAACGGGAGCCCCTTCACCGCCGAGGACGTGGTCTTCAAGTTCACCCGGGCCCGGGACCCCAAGTCCGGCCACACCCACCCCGAGTACTACCAGGACATCCAGAGCGTGGAGGCCCTGGACCCCTACACCGTGGTCTTCCGCCTGCGCCAGCCCAACCAGGACTTCCTCTTCAACCTGGCCCGCCCCGACTCCGTGATCGGCCCCAAGGGGCGGGTGGAGGAGCAAAAGACGAACCCCATCGGCACCGGACCCTTCCGCTTCGTGGCCTGGGAGCGGGGGGTGGGGGTGCGGCTGGAGCGCTTCGACGGGTACTACGAGCCCGGCCTTCCCTACCTGGACCGGGTCTTCTTCCGCTTCCTCCCCGACCAGAACGCCCAGCTCGCCGCCCTTAGGGCCGGGGACATCCAGGTGATCGGCCTAGGGGTGAGCCCGGAAAACGCTTTGGTGTTGCAGCGGGACCCGGCCTTCAAGGTGGTCACGGGCTTCACCACCACGGAGATCACCGTGGGCATGAACAACAGCCGCCCCCCCTTCAACGACCCCAGGGTCCGCCGGGCCATGCAGTACGCCGTGGACAAGAAGGCCCTGGTGGAGGGGGTGATGCTGGGCTTCGGCACCCCCATCGGGAGCCACCGCTCCCCCGGGGAGCGGTGCTACGAGGACCTCTCCGGCCTCTACCCCTACGACCCCGCCCGGGCCCGGGCCCTGTTGCAGGAGGCGGGCTACGGGCCCAACAACCCCTTGCGCTTCACCTTCACCCTGGCCGCCCCTTACCCCTACGAAAGGCGGCTCGGGGAGGCCATCGCCGCCCAGCTCAGCCAAATCGGGGTCCAGGCGCGGCTGGAGGTGGTGGAATGGGCCACCTGGCTCTCCCGGGTCTTCCGGGGGGCGGACTACCAGATGACCATCATCGGCCACTCCGAGCCCCACGACATCGGAATCTACGCCAACCCCAACTACTATTTCCGCTACGACTCCCCCCGGTTCCGGGAGCTTTACACCCAGTACCTGCGCACCCCTGACCCCAACCGGGCCTGCGAGGTGATGAAGGCGATGCAACGCCTCCTGGCCCAGGATGCGGTGAACCTCTGGGTGATGAACGCCCCCTACATCGCCGCCATGCGCCGCGAGGTCATGGGCTGGTGGCAGAACCAGCCCACCCCTAGCCTCAACGTGACCCGGGTCTACCTGGCGCGCTAG
- a CDS encoding DUF3137 domain-containing protein yields the protein MNKTGILQTLEAKLAPLEAERRRALLSAVALLLATPLWAYFLLLLFHTLGLGTGGGIWPLLVALPPSLALGLLASFRLRLKRALVTPLAEALGFTHRPFPGLSREEAEASGLLPRADRYGSEDLLEGKVGPFPFRSSDLTLYRRQRTKNGTRHVRILSGTLYRFALPFALPGEVHLAPQGVALQAGGAPRWAVLLFLGLFWGMLLLFLALGTLEGDASKVALAVGLLALLSLPFLLYGLGFAKPKERVVLESAAFERLFDVYGDQIQARKLLTPRAQEALVAFRHRLGRPFWARLGGNEAWFLIPGKDRFEPSLFQPLKEKTLHAYVEAWTRDLEEARRLLEAVGLDLQAQKRGLFGGEDLTQGPM from the coding sequence ATGAACAAGACCGGGATCCTGCAGACCCTCGAGGCCAAGCTCGCCCCTTTGGAAGCGGAACGGCGCCGGGCGCTCCTCTCCGCCGTGGCCCTGCTCCTGGCCACCCCCTTGTGGGCTTACTTCCTCCTCCTGCTCTTCCACACCCTGGGCTTGGGGACTGGGGGGGGCATTTGGCCCCTTCTGGTGGCTCTTCCGCCTAGCCTCGCCCTGGGGCTTCTCGCCTCCTTCCGCCTGCGCCTCAAGCGGGCTCTGGTGACGCCACTAGCGGAAGCCTTGGGCTTCACCCACCGCCCCTTCCCGGGCCTTTCCCGGGAGGAGGCGGAAGCCTCGGGCCTCCTGCCCCGAGCGGACCGCTACGGGAGCGAGGACCTCCTGGAAGGAAAGGTCGGCCCCTTCCCCTTCCGCTCGAGCGACCTCACCCTCTACCGCCGACAACGCACCAAGAACGGCACCCGCCACGTCCGCATCCTCTCCGGGACCCTCTACCGCTTCGCCCTTCCCTTCGCCCTTCCAGGGGAGGTACATCTCGCCCCGCAAGGGGTAGCCCTCCAGGCGGGTGGGGCCCCCCGTTGGGCCGTCCTCCTCTTCCTCGGCCTCTTCTGGGGGATGCTCCTCCTTTTCCTCGCCCTGGGCACCCTGGAGGGGGACGCCTCCAAGGTGGCCCTCGCGGTAGGCCTTTTGGCCCTACTTTCCTTGCCCTTCCTCCTTTACGGCCTGGGGTTCGCCAAGCCCAAGGAGCGGGTGGTCCTGGAATCCGCCGCCTTCGAGCGCCTCTTCGACGTCTACGGGGACCAGATACAGGCGAGGAAACTCCTTACCCCCAGGGCGCAGGAGGCCTTGGTGGCCTTCCGGCACCGCCTCGGCAGGCCCTTCTGGGCCCGCCTTGGGGGAAACGAGGCCTGGTTCCTCATCCCGGGCAAGGACCGTTTCGAGCCGAGCCTCTTCCAGCCCCTAAAGGAAAAGACCCTCCATGCCTACGTCGAGGCCTGGACAAGGGACCTAGAGGAGGCGAGGAGGCTCCTGGAGGCGGTGGGCCTAGACCTGCAGGCCCAAAAACGGGGCCTCTTCGGCGGAGAGGACCTCACGCAAGGGCCCATGTGA
- a CDS encoding LemA family protein, translating into MSSGLFLLLALILVGLALLLTYNALIARKNQVENASGAVQAYLKKRHDLIPNLVEAVKRYMAHERELLEKLVELRERASRAGPTEEGLKLEGELSRLLAQVRLRAEAYPDLKASQNFLQLQAALTEVEDSLAAARRFYNQAVTDYNNAIEQLPGRLLAPLMGLGRKPVFTVPEEEQAKPDLGRLLG; encoded by the coding sequence ATGAGCTCGGGACTCTTCTTGCTCCTTGCGCTGATCCTTGTGGGGCTTGCCCTGCTTTTGACCTACAACGCCCTTATCGCCCGCAAGAACCAGGTGGAAAACGCCTCCGGAGCGGTGCAGGCCTACCTCAAAAAGCGCCACGACCTCATCCCCAACCTGGTGGAGGCGGTGAAGCGCTACATGGCCCACGAGCGGGAGCTCTTGGAGAAGCTGGTGGAGCTTCGGGAGAGGGCCTCGAGGGCGGGCCCCACCGAGGAGGGATTGAAGCTGGAGGGGGAGCTCTCCCGCCTCCTCGCCCAGGTGCGCCTCCGGGCCGAGGCCTACCCCGACTTGAAGGCGAGCCAGAACTTCCTCCAGCTCCAGGCGGCCCTCACGGAGGTGGAGGACTCCCTGGCCGCCGCCCGGCGCTTCTACAACCAGGCGGTCACCGACTACAACAACGCCATCGAGCAACTGCCGGGCCGCCTCCTCGCCCCCCTCATGGGCCTAGGGCGGAAGCCCGTGTTCACCGTTCCCGAGGAGGAACAGGCGAAGCCCGATTTGGGAAGGCTCTTGGGGTAG